CTGAGGTTTTCACCAGCAAAGGTCCGGTTTGCTCCTTGGTGGATTTCTGCGTAAAAAACAGCAACCGGGATTTCTGGGAGCGTTAGGGCGTATTGGTACAGGACGACCCCTTTCATCTCCTCATGTTCCGTGAAAGCCGTCTTCAGGCAGATCCCCGTCCACTCATGACCGTACTGATCTTGTTTCGTTACCGCCTCAATCGACGTTTGTTCCTTCAGCATTGAATAGGGACTAACGTTTGGCATCGCATAACGAATACCGCCTCCCCATGGATTCCACCACGCTTTTGGCCCTGCTTCCGGATAGCAGTGGTGCAGCGTTTCTCTGCCTTTGTACTTAACTGAATAGACACCCGGGTAATAAGAGGAGGAGGCCCGGAAGGCAATCGTTCCGTTATCAACCGTCCAAATGTCCTCTTCGTTTGAAACCTCCACAGGCTCTGTTCCTTTTACAACGTGAAGGGCAAGGAGATCTGCCTTCCTTCCTGGACTCCGGAACTGACCTGTCAGCGTTTTTAAGCCAGCAGTATGGTACGTTAGCGGGTAGGTGATTTTCGTCGAGGCCTCTTCTTTTCTAATTTCTTTTTCAAAAGTATCCTCTCCAGAATGCACGGTTAAGCGGCCCTGCAGGTAGGAAGAAAGCCTCGAACGAAAAGCGACGTCTACCTTTTCTCCTTTTTCCGAAGCGAAGCCATCGCTTTCTACTTTCAATCCATAGAGAGGGAGCTCTTCAAGGTTCTTCGTTTCGTTTCCTGCTGCTAACTCGCGCCACTGTCGCCAGCCAGGTACGGTATTGATGCCGATTTGGATCGGTCCTAGCGATTGAAGCTTTCCTGCTTCGAGGGTACCAATCGAATACATCACCCCAAATCGCCAATCATCACGTTTGCCGACAGCGTCTTCCTGCCAGGCCAGCCCTGCCGTATCTCCTGAAGCAGAAGAAGTAAACAGCCACCTTTCAGATAGATCCCCGCTATGAATGGTTCCAATAAACGGAATGTCTGCTTCATTGCCAATTATCACCCCATCTTTCATTGGCATCGCCATTCCTTTTAACGGGATAATAATCGGCTGAAGAAACGCAAGATTGCTCTTTTCCTCTAATCCATGGTTGATCAATTCATGCGTGATCTCGACCAGACCATCGCCGTAAATCTTATAGTAGGTATTCAGAATAACCGAAGAAAAAACGTGTGACTCCAGAGTGGTTTTCAGAACAAATGCTTCCTGAAGTTCAATATGTTCCACCGAAGTCGCAGCTGTTTTCGACAATTCATCATTAAACGGCTTCCCAAGCTTCGGGGTCATGATGGTGAGCGGATCTTCCTTCGCTCTTAAAGAACCAATCTTCACGGCATTATTTCTTTTTTCAATTTTGACATAGTAAGGACCATTGTAACCGTACCAATACTCTTCCGTCTCACCGCCAAATTTGGCCCCGGGTCCAGGGAAAGCAAGGGCAAGTCGTGTTTGGAAAGAAGAAGTCCTGCCGTCCTCACGCTGCACCTTGACTTCAACTTTTTCATCTAAAAAGCCGTGCTTGCGCAGCTCCCCAGAGATCGGAATAGACAGACGTCCTTTCGCATCCACCTGTGCCTGCACCTGGGGTTCTTCCCACTGAATCATTTTGTTGATGGGAAGTTTCACAATCCAGGTGGAATCTGTATCCAGCTGGCTCTCCAGATCAAGGTGAAGCTTCCCTTTATGAGGAACTCTCCAGTTCTTGTTCAACGAACGAAGGTGCAGTTTCCCGGGTTGAATAGGAAAAACTCCCATTCGAAGAGGAAGAACCGATTGATTGATGGTAAGATCCACACCTATCACCGGGTGGGTTTTCCATGGATTCGGCTCCACTTCCGGCATCTCAAGCTGCACCGGAAACTCCCCGCTCCACGTATCCAACACTTCAAACGTTTCCTCTACCTCATGCTTGACGACGACTGAGGAACTGCCTGAAATCGAAACTTGAAAAGGCGACGCTGTTTTATTGATAATCCGATAACTTGCGTAATGGGGTTCATTTTCCAACAGTTTAAAATGGGGAAGATTCATTTCCACCGTCAGGTCCTGCGTCTCGATCCTCCTTATTCTTCTTCCTGTCCGTTCGAATTGAATGTGGACGTACTCGTCTCCCGCTTCCCACTTATACTCATAGACCGTATGATCCTGCGCCTTGAAACCATCCGGCTTGATTTTAATGACCCGCTGACTCGTTGTGTACCAGTTATGCTTTTCGAAAAAGGGACGCAGCCACTCGATCTGCAGGACCGTGGGCATGAAGTTCATTAAGTGGGTGGCATCGTCACGCTCTTCCCAGAAGAATCCGCACTTTTTATATAGAGGTACAGCCTTTGTGTTGCCCGGCCAAGTGAACAAATCGAGTCTCGGCCAGCCTAATTCGACCGTTTTATCTAAAGCTGTGAGAAGGAGGCGTTTCCCTATTTTCAGTCCCTGGTAGTCGGGATGAACATTGATCAGTGGAATATAAAGCGCCCCTTCGTCCTCCCGATATTCAGAAAGACCACAATAGCCGACTACCTCATCGCCTATAACCGCCAGGAATAGGTGAAGGTTGGTCGACTTCGCCTCTGTATCGATAATATCCTGTGCCGTTGATACGGAATCATCTCCACCCCAGTTTTCGCTGCTTTCATTCCACATCTTCGCCACCGCTTGTGCGTAACCATCGTGATATTCGACTATTTTCACTTGCTCTAAGGTTTTCATTCTTTTACCTCCATGATCCGTATTCAGCCAGTCTGTTTCACCTTACCTGCACCTTGAATTCCTCTGACAATCCTGATCATTATCAGCGCCTCCTCTCTGCTTATGTACTGGAAAAATTATTCATATTCATTCATAGTTTAAGGTGAGCGACATGCAAAGTAAAGAATATTCTGAACAGCCTTTTATTATGCAGAAATTAAAAATCCCCTCACCATAAGTGATAAGGGGAAATAAAACGCGATGTTAATTTTTTCTACTAACTTTCTTCCACAATAGGGCCATATAGTTGAAGAATCGATTTCTAGATAATTTGGGTCCGTTACGATATTTAGGGAAGGGCTTGTGGGGATATAGCTCGCTTTCCTATGGGGGAACGGTGAGCTTCCTCGCTCGTTTCACTCCCTGCGGGATCTCACCTAGTCCCTTCTCCCATGGGAGTCTCGCCATATCCCCACCAGCCCAACTTTATTAGGGCGAACGGACCCTTCGGAAAGAGAGTATCCTATCTCCTTATCCCGCCCGAAATGCTTATATAACAGGCTATCCAACGTAGTTCCAGCCTGTTAAGGATATACGCCCATGTTGTTATTTCTTCTCAAGCGGGTGAAGAACGAAACTGTTTCGAGTTTCTGATTCGGCCAGGTCCGGAGGGGGACGATGAAGACTCCTGTGGGATGAACATGATCGGTAAGATCCCGGAAGGCGAAGCCTGAGGAAGCTTACCACATGCCCACGGAAAGCGAAATCGTCCCCCGGAGGACCTTCCGCTCCTCCAATGTCTCGAAACTGAGTCTTCCAGTATCGGGAGCTTTTCTGGAAGACTCGAAATGAAGTTTTTAACAAAGTCTGATTTTTAAAAACCTAATAAATTAAGGAGGTAGCCTCCGATGACACCGAGTATAACGATCATCCAGGCTGGGACTTTCCAGATATTAAGTAAAGCAAATAATATAGTCCCTAAGGCAAAATCTGCACCATCAAAGATGGAACTCTTAACAACAGGATCATAAAAAGCGGCTAATAGAATGCCAACGACGCTCGCATTCACGCCCATCAGGATCCCCTGGAAAGAAGCACGCTTACGCAATTCACTTAAGAAAGGCAAAGCGCCAATTATAAGCAGAAAAGAAGGCAGGAAAATCCCTATGGTAGCAACTACTGCTCCTGCGACTCCTTCCATCATCGTTCCGAGGTAGCTTGAAAAAGTAAATAACGGTCCTGGAACAGCCTGGGCCATACCATAACCAGCTAAGAACTCATCAGGCGACAGCAGACCCTGCGGTACTAATTCTCTTTCAATCATCGGCAATACAACATGGCCGCCACCAAAAACTAAGGAACCTACCCGGAAAAAAATATCGAAAATATGGAGCAAAGAGTTGTTCACTACGTTCGATATAATCGGGAGTGAAACTAACGAAATTCCTAAAATGGTTAAGGAAAGGATTCCGGTTTTTTTAGATATATTAACAGTGAAAGGTTCAATTTTTGATTCTGCTTTATCTTTGAACCAGGAAAGTCCTAGCAGTCCAGCAGCTAAGATAATGACAATTTGTATCCAGGCAGAAGGATACAGCAGCATAACTAAGGCAGCCACAACCGCAATAGCCTTTCTGCTTTTATCCGGCGTCAGTTTCTGCCCCAGCCCGATAAGAGCATGCAGGACTACGGCTGCCGCCACCACTTTCAAGCTATGAATAAAGTCTGCGTCAGCCAGGGAGAAATTTTGATAAAGCAAAGCAAACACGACAAGCACAATAACGGAAGGAAGGGTGAAACCAATAAAGGATGTAATTCCTCCCAGTATTCCCCCGCGTAATATTCCAATCGAGATACCGACCTGACTGCTTGCTGGTCCGGGCAGGAATTGGCATAACGCAATGAGATCCGCATAGGTTTTGTCATTTAACCACTTGCGCCGGTCGATGTACTCATCTTTAAAATAAGCCAGGTGGGCTACAGGTCCTCCAAATGAGGTCAAGCCCAGTTTCGTAGATGTAAATAAGATTTCTAATAGGATTTGTAGAGTAGTTTTATTCTGTTGTTGGCTCAATTTGTTCACCTCATATCATTTTATTTCTTTAAAGAGTTCATAGGCCTTAGCCCGTGCTTCCTGTAAGACGGCATCCCCTTTATCGGTAATGCGGTAATACTTGCGTATCTTTCCATTCACATTGACATCTTCTCGATAAAGAAGCTGGTCGTTCTCCATATTGTGAAGGATAGGATATAACGTACCGGCACTGATTTCGTACCCATGCTCCTGCAGCTCCTCAAGCATCCAGGATCCGTAAATAGCTTCTTCTTTGGCATGATGCAAAATATGAATTTGTATAAAACCTAAGAAAAGTTTCCTTACTACTTTATTATCCAAATACCTGCCCCTCCTTAAAAAGAGTATCAATATCGAAAACCAATATTGACTTTCGATAAGATTATATACGAAGCGATTTGATTGAACAATACTTCCTGAAATAATTTACATGATCTTAATAAACCGCGAGATAAATTCATTCCTTTCGTCTATGCATCCCGCTTCCCCCAAGCTTATCCCTCATGCTATTATTCAGACATTGCCAGACATCGGGAAGCTTGTATCTATATAGGTTGAGGAGTTTCCTAAGAACTTCTCCCATTAAAAGAGTGAAAAAAGAACTATGCAGAAAACTGTCTATAACGATAACGAGATGTAAATGAGGTGAAAAGCGGTGGATAACCATTCAAATAAAATTCAGTCAGGAATTAAAGAAAATATCCTTCCATTCTTTTTATTAGTCATAATCAATTTGTTCGTAGGTTCTATGGTAGGTCTGGAAAGAACAATCCTACCTATATTAGGTGAGGAGCGCTTCGGTATAGCATCTGCAAGTGCCGCCCTTTCCTTTATTGTCAGCTTTGGTTTTTCAAAAGCCATTGTAAACTTTTTTGCCGGTAACCTTGCCGATCGAATAGGAAGAAAGAGAGTCCTCCTCATTGGTTGGGCTATAGGGTTAACCGTTCCTCTGTTGGTTATTTTTGCACATGCATGGTGGGTGGTCGTCGCTGCTAATATCCTTTTAGGTATGAATCAGGCGCTGACCTGGTCCATGACCGTTAATATGAAAGTAGATCTTGCCAAGCCAGATCAGAGAGGACTTGCCGTAGGGTTTAATGAATTTGCGGGCTATCTGGGCGTGGCTTTAATGGCAGCCATATCAGGTTATGTGGCATCTTCCTACTCTCTTAGTCCAGAGCCGTTTTATATAGGAATCGGTCTGGTGATCATTGGTTTTCTATTATCACTGATGGTTCAAGATACCGCTCAGCATGTAAATCTGCAGGCTATCCAGCAGGATGAGGAATCAGGGAGCCTATCCACTAAGGAAGTTTTCAAACGAACGACGTGGAAAAACCGCAATTTATCCAGCAGCAGCTTCGCAGGCTTAACAACGAACTTTAAAGATGGTATGGCGTGGGGGCTGTTTCCGATTTTCTTTGCGTCGGGCGGATTAAGTGTGGGACAAATTGGCACAGTGGTGGCCCTGTACCCGGCAGCATGGGGATTCTTCCAGCTGTTCACAGGTCTCTGGAGTGACAGGGTTGGGAGAAGAAAGCTTATCGTTTCCGGAATGTTCGTTCAAGCCTTGTCCTTATGGTTTATTTTGTTTGTCGATACCTATCCTTTATGGATCCTTGGTGCCATCTTTTTGGGTATAGGTACGGCAATGGTTTACCCTACCATTCTCGCGTCAATTAGTGATGTCACTCACCCTCAATGGAGAGCTACTTCTATGGGAGTCTACCGATTTTGGCGGGATAGCGGCTATGCATTTGGAGCGCTGGCAGCCGGAATAATTGCCGATGCCTTATCTGTGTA
The Halobacillus halophilus DSM 2266 DNA segment above includes these coding regions:
- a CDS encoding GNAT family N-acetyltransferase; translation: MKTLEQVKIVEYHDGYAQAVAKMWNESSENWGGDDSVSTAQDIIDTEAKSTNLHLFLAVIGDEVVGYCGLSEYREDEGALYIPLINVHPDYQGLKIGKRLLLTALDKTVELGWPRLDLFTWPGNTKAVPLYKKCGFFWEERDDATHLMNFMPTVLQIEWLRPFFEKHNWYTTSQRVIKIKPDGFKAQDHTVYEYKWEAGDEYVHIQFERTGRRIRRIETQDLTVEMNLPHFKLLENEPHYASYRIINKTASPFQVSISGSSSVVVKHEVEETFEVLDTWSGEFPVQLEMPEVEPNPWKTHPVIGVDLTINQSVLPLRMGVFPIQPGKLHLRSLNKNWRVPHKGKLHLDLESQLDTDSTWIVKLPINKMIQWEEPQVQAQVDAKGRLSIPISGELRKHGFLDEKVEVKVQREDGRTSSFQTRLALAFPGPGAKFGGETEEYWYGYNGPYYVKIEKRNNAVKIGSLRAKEDPLTIMTPKLGKPFNDELSKTAATSVEHIELQEAFVLKTTLESHVFSSVILNTYYKIYGDGLVEITHELINHGLEEKSNLAFLQPIIIPLKGMAMPMKDGVIIGNEADIPFIGTIHSGDLSERWLFTSSASGDTAGLAWQEDAVGKRDDWRFGVMYSIGTLEAGKLQSLGPIQIGINTVPGWRQWRELAAGNETKNLEELPLYGLKVESDGFASEKGEKVDVAFRSRLSSYLQGRLTVHSGEDTFEKEIRKEEASTKITYPLTYHTAGLKTLTGQFRSPGRKADLLALHVVKGTEPVEVSNEEDIWTVDNGTIAFRASSSYYPGVYSVKYKGRETLHHCYPEAGPKAWWNPWGGGIRYAMPNVSPYSMLKEQTSIEAVTKQDQYGHEWTGICLKTAFTEHEEMKGVVLYQYALTLPEIPVAVFYAEIHQGANRTFAGENLSLEAFFKPAEDLKSCYASQPNSGLFHTYYAGIEEYELNDTPFVQIGSDDRKEKATLIHPNARQTAGAYINQEVFLVESVQDWAATSGERTQVEPTVLFFGEETYDKLNHPFHGILFK
- the chrA gene encoding chromate efflux transporter, which codes for MSQQQNKTTLQILLEILFTSTKLGLTSFGGPVAHLAYFKDEYIDRRKWLNDKTYADLIALCQFLPGPASSQVGISIGILRGGILGGITSFIGFTLPSVIVLVVFALLYQNFSLADADFIHSLKVVAAAVVLHALIGLGQKLTPDKSRKAIAVVAALVMLLYPSAWIQIVIILAAGLLGLSWFKDKAESKIEPFTVNISKKTGILSLTILGISLVSLPIISNVVNNSLLHIFDIFFRVGSLVFGGGHVVLPMIERELVPQGLLSPDEFLAGYGMAQAVPGPLFTFSSYLGTMMEGVAGAVVATIGIFLPSFLLIIGALPFLSELRKRASFQGILMGVNASVVGILLAAFYDPVVKSSIFDGADFALGTILFALLNIWKVPAWMIVILGVIGGYLLNLLGF
- a CDS encoding PadR family transcriptional regulator, translated to MDNKVVRKLFLGFIQIHILHHAKEEAIYGSWMLEELQEHGYEISAGTLYPILHNMENDQLLYREDVNVNGKIRKYYRITDKGDAVLQEARAKAYELFKEIK
- a CDS encoding MFS transporter gives rise to the protein MDNHSNKIQSGIKENILPFFLLVIINLFVGSMVGLERTILPILGEERFGIASASAALSFIVSFGFSKAIVNFFAGNLADRIGRKRVLLIGWAIGLTVPLLVIFAHAWWVVVAANILLGMNQALTWSMTVNMKVDLAKPDQRGLAVGFNEFAGYLGVALMAAISGYVASSYSLSPEPFYIGIGLVIIGFLLSLMVQDTAQHVNLQAIQQDEESGSLSTKEVFKRTTWKNRNLSSSSFAGLTTNFKDGMAWGLFPIFFASGGLSVGQIGTVVALYPAAWGFFQLFTGLWSDRVGRRKLIVSGMFVQALSLWFILFVDTYPLWILGAIFLGIGTAMVYPTILASISDVTHPQWRATSMGVYRFWRDSGYAFGALAAGIIADALSVYWAIGLVGALPFLSGLISMIRLDETLNKKPQ